The following proteins are encoded in a genomic region of Synergistaceae bacterium:
- a CDS encoding S8 family serine peptidase: protein MKKFLLALLLLALTCSSVFAGQFVKGDAIVVFKAPEGQVIKASGLKKDGHLFASVNTAVNSVGAAVKAAYETLSEIDGKIFVHVHSDSLTTEELINELKKRDDVISASPNKINRPLARPNDEFYGDLWALERMNCPAAWDITTGSEDIYIAVMDSGVCKHPDLLDNIATGYGRDFGDNVDWANDSIGHGTHVSGIIGAVGNNEIGVTGVNWKVKIIPIKATNSEGYFPDSAVADTLNYLSGLLRDNPNMKIVALNMSYGGYSSYTPSEARMYDSMYSIFSAFDKLNRCLLVAAGGNEAIAACKPAPFDQPYYEWHEWLGFDGPEYYKGDYMYPASYTGLNNLIVVGAINSADKATDFTCWGDWVHVAAPGQEILSTYDNTQYEFLDGTSMATPYVSGTIGLLAAKYPNATTSQIKAAVIFGANSNINPVIYPYEYKCALYKEVITKQIDNRIKEGQLQEKDRESTINSYVQNMITGLRDFESLDGTGKVSRYGFIDVKGSLDKLSQYVANSQYLTPDELPADPEDSSGPTPTPSPDPTPYYPVRSSSSSGCNSGFAGLMIFAVLIISAKKFYNHAK, encoded by the coding sequence ATGAAAAAATTTTTACTAGCTTTATTATTGCTTGCTCTAACATGTTCGAGCGTTTTCGCCGGGCAGTTCGTAAAAGGTGATGCTATAGTAGTCTTCAAAGCTCCTGAAGGCCAAGTAATTAAAGCATCAGGACTCAAGAAAGACGGACATTTATTTGCTTCAGTAAATACTGCTGTTAATTCAGTCGGTGCAGCTGTAAAAGCAGCATATGAGACTCTTTCAGAAATTGACGGAAAAATTTTCGTACACGTTCATTCGGATTCACTCACAACTGAAGAATTAATTAACGAACTCAAGAAACGCGATGATGTAATTTCTGCCTCACCTAACAAAATTAATAGACCCCTGGCTCGTCCAAATGATGAATTTTACGGCGATTTATGGGCACTTGAGCGCATGAACTGCCCCGCAGCTTGGGACATAACAACAGGCAGCGAAGATATTTATATTGCAGTAATGGACAGCGGAGTTTGTAAGCATCCCGATTTACTTGACAATATTGCGACAGGTTACGGGCGTGATTTCGGCGATAATGTTGACTGGGCAAATGACTCAATCGGACACGGGACTCACGTTTCAGGAATAATAGGCGCGGTCGGTAATAATGAAATCGGAGTAACCGGCGTAAACTGGAAAGTCAAAATTATTCCCATTAAGGCGACTAACTCAGAAGGTTACTTCCCTGATAGTGCCGTAGCTGATACTTTAAATTATTTGTCGGGCCTGCTCCGTGATAATCCTAATATGAAAATTGTAGCTCTTAATATGTCATACGGCGGTTATAGTTCTTATACTCCGTCAGAAGCTAGAATGTATGACTCAATGTATAGTATATTCAGTGCGTTTGATAAATTAAATCGCTGCTTACTAGTTGCAGCAGGAGGAAATGAAGCAATCGCAGCATGTAAGCCCGCACCGTTCGATCAGCCTTATTACGAGTGGCACGAATGGCTCGGATTTGACGGCCCCGAATATTATAAAGGTGATTATATGTATCCTGCGTCATATACGGGACTAAATAATTTAATTGTTGTAGGTGCTATTAATTCAGCTGACAAGGCAACCGATTTCACATGCTGGGGCGACTGGGTTCACGTTGCAGCACCCGGCCAAGAAATTTTAAGCACTTACGATAACACGCAATATGAATTTCTTGACGGTACATCAATGGCCACGCCTTATGTTAGCGGGACTATAGGACTTCTTGCCGCAAAATATCCAAATGCTACAACGAGTCAAATAAAGGCCGCTGTAATTTTCGGGGCAAACTCAAATATAAATCCTGTTATTTATCCGTATGAATATAAATGTGCTTTATATAAAGAAGTAATCACAAAGCAAATAGACAACCGGATCAAAGAAGGTCAACTACAGGAAAAAGACCGCGAGTCTACAATTAATTCATATGTTCAGAATATGATAACAGGACTCAGAGATTTTGAATCACTTGACGGCACCGGCAAAGTTTCTCGATATGGATTTATTGACGTTAAAGGCTCGCTCGATAAACTTTCTCAATATGTAGCAAACTCTCAATATTTGACCCCTGACGAACTGCCCGCAGACCCTGAAGACTCAAGCGGCCCGACTCCGACTCCCAGCCCGGACCCGACTCCCTATTATCCAGTGAGAAGCAGCAGCAGCTCCGGTTGTAATTCAGGATTCGCAGGTTTAATGATTTTTGCTGTATTGATTATATCTGCAAAAAAGTTTTATAATCACGCGAAATAA